In the genome of Phlebotomus papatasi isolate M1 chromosome 2, Ppap_2.1, whole genome shotgun sequence, one region contains:
- the LOC129802405 gene encoding putative nuclease HARBI1: MDELHRGYRKARKYLRLTAKAFELSDANFQRLFGLTKPLVRLLIEDLTPHVRQADRNTKIPLNLKVLVALNFYCSGSYQKRVGQDFLTCLSQASVSRIIREISQLIAHNLLNKYITFPNTRASAERTKAGFQEKYGIYGVIGVIDGTHIRLSGLNRASAHSFFNRKRYYSLNVMMVCDSDCYISALNANFPGSAHDSHIWRMSDLNTYLERKCYSSQNDTFLLGDKAYGLTPWLLTPLRGNLSRQEKAYNKWHRTARLSIERTFGILKNRYRCLNGKERALRYNPEIASYIVASCCVLHNLSVIASLPRVDATMYGNDSEIPDTANARMAMDVCSMGRIVQRRIVNMMNPHLE, encoded by the exons ATGGATGAATTACATCGAGGTTATAGAAAGGCCAGAAAATATCTTCGACTGACTGCCAAAGCATTTGAATTGTCTGATGCAAA CTTCCAGCGCTTATTTGGCCTTACCAAACCATTAGTGCGACTACTCATAGAGGATCTTACTCCACATGTAAGACAAGCAGACCGTAACACGAAGATCCCGCTAAACCTGAAGGTTCTCGTAGCATTAAACTTTTATTGCTCTGGGAGTTACCAAAAGCGCGTGGGTCAAGATTTTCTTACATGCTTGAGTCAGGCCTCTGTTAGCAGGATCATCAGGGAAATCAGTCAGTTAATTGCTCACAATTTGCTCAACAAATATATCACTTTCCCAAACACGAGAGCCAGTGCTGAGCGAACCAAAGCggg TTTTCAGGAGAAATACGGGATTTATGGCGTTATTGGCGTTATTGATGGTACACATATCCGGCTTTCTGGTTTGAATAGAGCTTCGGCTCATTCTTTTTTCAACAGAAAGAGATACTATTCTTTGAATGTGATGATG GTATGTGATTCTGACTGTTACATCTCAGCCCTTAACGCCAATTTCCCAGGTTCTGCTCATGATTCTCATATTTGGAGAATGAGCGATCTGAACACTTATTTAGAAAGGAAGTGTTACAGCTCACAAAATGACACATTTTTGTTGG GAGATAAGGCTTACGGTCTCACACCTTGGTTGCTCACACCATTAAGAGGAAATCTAAGTCGTCAAGAAAAGGCTTACAATAAATGGCATAGGACCGCGCGTCTTTCCATTGAACGCACctttggaatcttaaaaaatcGTTATCGCTGTCTTAACGGAAAAGAACGAGCTCTGCGATATAATCCAGAAATAGCAAGCTACATTGTGGCATCGTGCTGTGTCCTACACAACTTAAGCGTAATTGCTAGTCTACCACGAGTAGATGCAACAATGTACGGAAACGACTCTGAAATTCCAGATACTGCAAATGCTCGTATGGCTATGGATGTGTGCAGTATGGGACGAATTGTGCAGCGCCGGATTGTAAATATGATGAATCCTCATCTTGAATAG